ATACAGGTAATTCCTGAAATTCGAGTTCAGGAAAGACCTTTTTCATCTGTGGCCGAATGAATTTATCCAAACCGTAATTATCGTCTATATGCAGAAAGCCTCCTGCTATTAAATAGCTCCTTAAGTTTTTCGCCTCAGGATCGGAAAATTGCACATTCCCATGCCCTGTAAGGTAAACAAATGGATAGTTGAATATTTCTGAACTGCCAACTTCAACAACAGCTTCCTGAGGCTCTATATTGCCTCCTAAATTATTATTAAAATACTGGATTAGATTTGGCAGCGCCGTACGATTGGCATACCAGTCCCCTCCGCCATTATATTTAAGTTTGGCAATTTTGAAGGAAGCCTTATTGGCTACCGCTGACATTAATATCAGCGAGCTTAGCAAAATTATCTGTTTAAATAGTTTATCTCGAAGCATGCTTGTAAAGCGGCAGTCTCTGTTCTCAACCTGCTCTTCCCTAAAGTTATCGGAACAAATCCATTTTCCAAAGCTATTTGAACTTCCTTTTCGGAAAAATCTCCTTCGGGACCAATTAAAATAAGATATTTTTCTTCTCTTTTAAAAGAATCTGCTATTTCCCTTTTTTCTGTTGGAATACAATGAGCGATATATTTATGGACATCACTGCCAACACTGCTTATTAAACTTTTAAATGTTTGGGGTTTATTCAATTTAGGTAAATATGCTTTGAGAGATTGCTTCATGGCAGACACCATGATTTTTTCTAAACGCTCTGTCTTAACGTCTTTCCTTTCGGAATGCTCACAAATAACGGGAGTTACCTCCTGAATACCGATTTCGGTAGCTTTTTCTAAAAACCATTCTATGCGATCTATATTTTTTGTTGGTGCGATTGCTATATGCAGATGAAAAGCTACTTTATTGAAATCTTTCTCTTTAGAAACAATAGTCAGTTTGGTTCTTTTGGGGTGATCTTCAATAATTTCCCCCAGATAGAATCCACCTATTCCATCTACCAGATGGATACGATCTCCAATCTTTAATCTTAAAACTTTTGAACAATGTCTACTCTCTTCTTCGTTAAGAACGTAAACATTCTCTTCAAAATTTAAATCAGGCGTATAGAAAACATGCATATTATCAAAATAACAACTGCTTCACTTCTTGCTTCAGAGGAGGTAAATACTTTTGCAAAACAGCCCAGACTATTACTAATGATTGTCTACCGTTTCGTCTTCGGAAATTACTAGTTCCAGTTTTACAGTTTCTATATTTTGTCCAACCTTCTTAAGGATAGTAAAATTATATCCATTGAAGATCTGTGTTTCGCCAACGTCTGGTATTTTCCCAAATATTTCGCTCACCAAACCTGCTATGGTATCATAATCTTCATCTTCTGGAAGATCGTGCGGCAGAAACTCGTTTGCATCATATACTGTTGCCGATGCAGAAACAATATATTCTGAAGAAGAAACTTTTTCAACAATAGGCTTTTCCTCATCGTACTCATCCTGGATCTCTCCAACCAATTCCTCCACTATATCCTCAAGTGTTACCATCCCTGCTGTTCCTCCAAACTCATCCAAAACAATAGCAATCTGCATTTTTTTCAGTTTAAGTTCTGTCAAAAGATTATTTATCTTCTTTGATTCAGGAACAAAAAATGGCTTTCTTATAATATTTTCTAGAATGAAATTAGTTTTGGATGCCAATAAGCTTAAAATATCTTTAGCATGAACGATCCCCACTATTTGGTCTATACTTTCTGCGTAAACAGGAATACGGGAGTACCCCTCTTCTACAATCAGATTAAGCAATTCTTCCTGTGTAGCACTTTGCTCTATGGCTACAATTTTCGTACGGGGAACCATGATATTTTTCACTACCCGTTCATTGAATTCAAAAACATTCTGAATCAACTCATGCTCAGCATTATCTAAAGCTCCGGATTCCCTGCCTTGTTCAAGGATATACTGCAGCTCTTCAGACGAGTGTCCAGATTCTCCTCCCTCAACATGATGTATTCCGAAAAGCTTTAAAATCACATTTGCGAAACCATTTAATACATAAATAAATGGTCTAAAAAGCAAATAGAAAAATTGGAGAGGCAATGCAATTACCATTGTGGTGTTTACCGGCCTTTGAATAGCAATTGACTTCGGCGCCAGCTCCCCAAACACAATATGTAAAAATGTGATAATAAGGAAAGCAGTTACGTGTCCTGTACTAGTAGCTACAGCTTCTGAAATTGGAATATTAAAGAATGAGAAGAACTTGAATACCATATTGGACATTACCGATTCTCCGACCCAACCAAGACCAAGAGAGGCTAACGTAATACCCAATTGGGTGGCTGCCAGGTAGCCGTCTAGATGGGAAGTCATGTGCTTTGCTATTTTTGCAACACGACTTCCTGATTTTACTTTTATTTCTATTTGTGAGCCCCTTACCTTAACTATTGCAAACTCCGCTGCAACGAAAAATCCATTAAGGATTACTAAAAAAAGGGTTAAAAAAATCTGAAATCCGCTAATTTCAATACTGGGGTCCATATAGAGATAATTTATTTAAACGTTTTCTTATAAAGTTCAACACTTTCTTCAATAACTTTATAAGCATATCTTTTTCCTAACAAATGTTCAATAGTAACATTTTTTCCTTCCAAAGCTTTATAATCCTGGAAGAATCTTACTACTTCTTTCATTGTATGTGGAGGCAAATCTGCCAAATCTTCAATGTAATTCACAGACATATCATGAGCTGCTACCGCGATAATCTTATCGTCTTGTTCGCCATTGTCTACCATATGCATTACGCCTACAACTTTCGCTTCGATAATTGACATCGGGTAAACGTCTACAGAGCAAAGAACTAAAATATCTAATGGGTCTTTGTCGTCACAATATGTTTGAGGAATAAATCCGTAATTAGCAGGATACATTACAGAAGAAAAAAGAACTCTGTCTAATTTCAACAATCCTGAATCTTTGTCTATTTCGTATTTTGCTTTTGATCCTTTTGGAATTTCAATAATTGCTGTTACAACTTCAGGTGCATCTTCTCCTGGTGAGATAGAATGCCACGGGTGATTATCGGCCATTTAATTATTCAGTATTTATTTTATTGTTATTGATATTTTTCTTTAAAACAGTTACAACCAAAGGAATTGTTGTAATCAATATAAAACCTATAATGATATACAACAGATACTCATTAATCTCTTTCTCGAATCTTCTACCAAGAAAGAATCCTAAAAGAGTCAATGAGGTTATCCAAAAGATAGCTCCTATAATATTGTAGAAAGCAAACTTTTTGACATCCAACTTTACAACTCCTGCAAATATAGGAGCAAAAGTTCGTACTATGGGAACAAATCGACCAATAATTAATGTAAAGGCACCTTGTTTTTTATAATAATCTTCAGCAGCTATCAAATATTTCTTCTTAAAAAAAAGGGAATCTTTTCGATTGTACAGGACTGGCCCCGTTCGATACCCGAACCAATAGCCAACAAAATTGCCTGCTATGGCCGCGATAACGAGCCCTAAAATCATGGTTACGATACTTACATCCAGTTTTTCTGTAGCAACGAACATGCCCGCTAAGAAGAGAAGGTAATCTCCCGGGAGGAAGAATCCAAAAAATAGTCCTGTCTCTGCAAAAATCACAAATAAGATCAGATAGAACCCTCCCTTACTTATAATATGCTGAGCATCGGCCAGATTAACTATATGATGCCAAATCTCCTCCATAGTAATGCCATAAAACTACAAATATTTATTGTAATGAAATATGGCTAATTTTTTAAAATAATGTTGTCAAACAAGAAGGATATATCCCCAGCAATATAGTTAAAACAAGGCCTAAACCCAAAACAATGCGGTAAAAAGTAGAAACTTTAACTTCCGCTACGCCGTCTGCTTCTTTAAAGTACATTGCAATTATTACTTTAAAATAATAATACATTGCAACAATTGCATTAAGTACGGCTATTGCCACTAACCAGATATGTGATTGTGATAATGCTGTACTGAACATATAAAATTTACCTATAAAACCGGCAGTTAGAGGTATTCCCGCAAAAGAAAGCATGGCAACAGTTAACGCCAATGCCAAAAAAGGATTAGTTTTAGACAAGCCATTGAAACTCTCGATCGCATCCGATCCCTTTTTTGTTTCCACTAAAATAAGTACTCCGAATGCAACGACAGACGCTAATGCATAAGCCAGAGCGTAAATAAATATAGCGTTTGAAGAAGCCGGTCCTAATGCCACTATTGCAAAAAGCATATAGCCCGCATGTGAAATACTCGAATAAGCGAGCAACCTTTTAAAATGGTTTTGATATAGTGCTGTTAGATTTCCGACGAATAATGTCAACACTGTTATTGTGGTTAAAACAGGTATCCAAAAAGTGCTTAAATGAGCAAATGACGTTTGGAATATTCTTAAAAAAGCTGCAAACCCGGCAATCTTAACTACTGTCGACATAAAAGCAGTAATCAATGTTGGTGCTCCCTCGTAAACATCCGGCGTCCAGAAATGAAATGGTGCTGCGCCAACTTTAAATACAAGTCCGACAATCATCAATGTTAAACCTGCATAAAAAATAGGGTCAATTATATTTTCCGGATCCGAAACATAATTTGCAATTTCCTGAAGATTGAAAGTTCCCGATGCTCCATATATCAATGCTATACCAAAAAGTAAAAATCCTGTAGAAAAAGCTCCCATTAGGAAATATTTCAACGCAGCTTCATTGGATCCGAAATCTTTCTTCTTGATTCCCGCCAAAATATACAAGCTCACAGACATGATTTCTAAGCCCACAAAAAGCATCGCCAAATTATTATAGGAAACCATCATTATACATCCCGCAAGGGAGAACAACATGATGGTATAATATTCTGCTAAATGTTGGCTAATCTTTTCGAAATAACCTCTTGACAATAAGAAAATCAGGGCGGTTATCCCTATACAAAGCGAAGAAAATGCCACTGCAAAATTATCGAAAAGCATCATTCCACTAAAAATAGGAGAGACCCCTTTATTCCATTCCGCAACAGAAAAACCTAATGCCAGCAACAATCCTAAAACCGCAACAGGCATCAAACCGGACTTTACCTTAAATAAGCCCAAATAAAGAATTACTATTGCTAATACTGATATAACGATTAAAGAACTCATTCTTAATTAAAATGCTAATTTGTTATTCACTTTTGTGATTAATCCTTCTACCGACGCTTCTGAAATATGCAATAATGCATTCGGGTAAACCCCGATAGCTATTATTAATAAACAAACAATAGCCAAAACCAAAACTTCTGATCCCGATATATCTTTGAAGGAACTGGTTAAGCTATTCAGTTCGCCCTGCATGACCGCTTTGTAAGTTCTAAGCATATAAACTGCTCCGAAGATTATAGTTAAACCTCCGAATACTGCATACCATAAATTAAACTTAAATAATCCGTTTAAGAGCAGGAATTCGCCAATAAAGCCATTGGTAATAGGAAGTCCAATTGCCCCTAACACAATTATCAGAAAAGCTATTGCAAACTTAGGTGCAATCTTAGCAATTCCCCCCATTTCCGATAATTCTCTCGTTTTCAATCTATCGATTAAAATATCCACCACAAAGAATAATCCTATTACACTTATCCCATGGTTCAACATTTGTATAATGGCTCCCTGTAAACCTTGTACGTTCCACGTGAAAACACCCGCAGAAATTAATCCAACGTGTGCTATAGAGGAGTAAGCGATTAATCTTTTTATGTCTTTTTGAGTGAAAGCGATAATAGAACCATATATAATTCCGATTACGGAAAGCGTTAATGCAATTTTACCCCATAATAAAAAACCATGCGTAAGTACCGGTACCAGCCAGACTATCACTCCGTAAACACCCATTTTTAACATAATGCCAGCTAAAAGCATTGTTCCTGCTGTTGGTGCCGAAACATAAGTATCCGGTTGCCAGGTATGGAAAGGAAATACGGGCATTTTAATAGCAAAAGCGAGGAAGAAACACCAAAATAACCATGATTGAGTTTCTTTAGGAAGATTTAAAGCATAAAATGCATCTATAGAAAATGTTCTGCTTGGCGTTTGAAGGTATAAATAAATAATTCCTAATAGCATGAACAAAGATCCTGCAACTGTGTATATGAAAAATTTCATATTTACTTTAATCCTATCTTCACCGCCCCACAATGCACAAATAAAATAAATTGGTATTAAAGCCAATTCCCATCCCGCGTAAAATAAAAACGCATCCATTGCCGTAAATACGATCAGCAAACCGAACTGCATAAACAACATTAACGCATAAAAAACTGGCTTTTCTATATTCCTTTTAAATGTTGACAAAATAATCAAGGGAAGTAATCCTGCTGTAAGCAACAACATAGACATACTGATTCCGTCAACGCCAGCAGTAAAGTAAATCCCAAATTTGGTCATCCATGGATAATTGACAGTAAACTGTCTTCCTGCCTCCGGATTAAAACTACACAGTAAACCCAAAGTTGTAGCAAGCGTAATAAGCGAACTGACTAAAGCTATTTGCTTCGCATATTTCCCCGAAAACAGGGTTGCAATTGCTCCTATGATGGGAAAGAATAGTAAACTTAATAAATTCATCTTCTCCTTATTCGCTAAACTTAAATGTGAATAAAACTATATATCAAAACTGCTATTACACCTATCACCATAGCAAAAATGTAAAAGCCAACGTTTCCGCTTTGTAATAAACGCAGTGTTTTCCCTGCTTCAAGAGATCCCTTTCCAAGTCCATTAACAATGGCATCTATTCCGGATTTATCTATTATCTTATATAAAAAGCCCGATAGCAGATCCAAAGGTTTTTGAATAATGGCAGCATATATTTCATCAAAATAAAACTTATTGTAAGATAATCTTGTTAAAGCAGGCCTTTCCTCCGTATCATCCAGGGGAATATGTTTTCCTGAAACATATCTTACATAAGCATAGATAATAGAAATAATAACACCAACAACGGAAATCCCTATTAACATAAACTCTGTTGAATGGTCTAATGTCAGGACAGGAATTAAATCTTTTGAAAATGCGTAAATAGGAGTTAAGTACTCATTTAACCAATGGTGTCCTCCCAAAGCATGTGGAATACCAATAAAACCTCCAACTATTGATAAAATAGCCAAAATAATTAAAGGAAACGTCATTGAGGCTGGAGATTCATGCAAGTGATGTTTTTGCTCTTCTGTTCCTCTAAAACTTCCCCAAAAAGTTAAAAACATCATCCTGAACATATAAAAAGCGGTGAATAATGCGCCGATAACACCTATTGCCCACATTAATTTATTGTGCTGATATACATGAGCCAATATTTCGTCTTTTGAGAAGAAACCTGCAAACGGCGGAAGCCCTGCAATCGCGATAGTCCCGATTAACATCGTAAAAAATGTAACTGGTAATAATTTT
This genomic interval from Pseudopedobacter saltans DSM 12145 contains the following:
- a CDS encoding DedA family protein: MEEIWHHIVNLADAQHIISKGGFYLILFVIFAETGLFFGFFLPGDYLLFLAGMFVATEKLDVSIVTMILGLVIAAIAGNFVGYWFGYRTGPVLYNRKDSLFFKKKYLIAAEDYYKKQGAFTLIIGRFVPIVRTFAPIFAGVVKLDVKKFAFYNIIGAIFWITSLTLLGFFLGRRFEKEINEYLLYIIIGFILITTIPLVVTVLKKNINNNKINTE
- a CDS encoding hemolysin family protein, with the protein product MDPSIEISGFQIFLTLFLVILNGFFVAAEFAIVKVRGSQIEIKVKSGSRVAKIAKHMTSHLDGYLAATQLGITLASLGLGWVGESVMSNMVFKFFSFFNIPISEAVATSTGHVTAFLIITFLHIVFGELAPKSIAIQRPVNTTMVIALPLQFFYLLFRPFIYVLNGFANVILKLFGIHHVEGGESGHSSEELQYILEQGRESGALDNAEHELIQNVFEFNERVVKNIMVPRTKIVAIEQSATQEELLNLIVEEGYSRIPVYAESIDQIVGIVHAKDILSLLASKTNFILENIIRKPFFVPESKKINNLLTELKLKKMQIAIVLDEFGGTAGMVTLEDIVEELVGEIQDEYDEEKPIVEKVSSSEYIVSASATVYDANEFLPHDLPEDEDYDTIAGLVSEIFGKIPDVGETQIFNGYNFTILKKVGQNIETVKLELVISEDETVDNH
- a CDS encoding NADH-quinone oxidoreductase subunit N, with protein sequence MSSLIVISVLAIVILYLGLFKVKSGLMPVAVLGLLLALGFSVAEWNKGVSPIFSGMMLFDNFAVAFSSLCIGITALIFLLSRGYFEKISQHLAEYYTIMLFSLAGCIMMVSYNNLAMLFVGLEIMSVSLYILAGIKKKDFGSNEAALKYFLMGAFSTGFLLFGIALIYGASGTFNLQEIANYVSDPENIIDPIFYAGLTLMIVGLVFKVGAAPFHFWTPDVYEGAPTLITAFMSTVVKIAGFAAFLRIFQTSFAHLSTFWIPVLTTITVLTLFVGNLTALYQNHFKRLLAYSSISHAGYMLFAIVALGPASSNAIFIYALAYALASVVAFGVLILVETKKGSDAIESFNGLSKTNPFLALALTVAMLSFAGIPLTAGFIGKFYMFSTALSQSHIWLVAIAVLNAIVAMYYYFKVIIAMYFKEADGVAEVKVSTFYRIVLGLGLVLTILLGIYPSCLTTLF
- a CDS encoding 16S rRNA (uracil(1498)-N(3))-methyltransferase, whose product is MHVFYTPDLNFEENVYVLNEEESRHCSKVLRLKIGDRIHLVDGIGGFYLGEIIEDHPKRTKLTIVSKEKDFNKVAFHLHIAIAPTKNIDRIEWFLEKATEIGIQEVTPVICEHSERKDVKTERLEKIMVSAMKQSLKAYLPKLNKPQTFKSLISSVGSDVHKYIAHCIPTEKREIADSFKREEKYLILIGPEGDFSEKEVQIALENGFVPITLGKSRLRTETAALQACFEINYLNR
- a CDS encoding DUF4159 domain-containing protein, with amino-acid sequence MSAVANKASFKIAKLKYNGGGDWYANRTALPNLIQYFNNNLGGNIEPQEAVVEVGSSEIFNYPFVYLTGHGNVQFSDPEAKNLRSYLIAGGFLHIDDNYGLDKFIRPQMKKVFPELEFQELPVSHPIYNQKFKFPNGLPKIHEHDNKRPQGFGLIYKGRLICFYSYESDLGNGWEDLGTYKEDTQETREKALKMGANMLSYAFGSR
- a CDS encoding complex I subunit 4 family protein, which codes for MNLLSLLFFPIIGAIATLFSGKYAKQIALVSSLITLATTLGLLCSFNPEAGRQFTVNYPWMTKFGIYFTAGVDGISMSMLLLTAGLLPLIILSTFKRNIEKPVFYALMLFMQFGLLIVFTAMDAFLFYAGWELALIPIYFICALWGGEDRIKVNMKFFIYTVAGSLFMLLGIIYLYLQTPSRTFSIDAFYALNLPKETQSWLFWCFFLAFAIKMPVFPFHTWQPDTYVSAPTAGTMLLAGIMLKMGVYGVIVWLVPVLTHGFLLWGKIALTLSVIGIIYGSIIAFTQKDIKRLIAYSSIAHVGLISAGVFTWNVQGLQGAIIQMLNHGISVIGLFFVVDILIDRLKTRELSEMGGIAKIAPKFAIAFLIIVLGAIGLPITNGFIGEFLLLNGLFKFNLWYAVFGGLTIIFGAVYMLRTYKAVMQGELNSLTSSFKDISGSEVLVLAIVCLLIIAIGVYPNALLHISEASVEGLITKVNNKLAF
- a CDS encoding inorganic diphosphatase, with the translated sequence MADNHPWHSISPGEDAPEVVTAIIEIPKGSKAKYEIDKDSGLLKLDRVLFSSVMYPANYGFIPQTYCDDKDPLDILVLCSVDVYPMSIIEAKVVGVMHMVDNGEQDDKIIAVAAHDMSVNYIEDLADLPPHTMKEVVRFFQDYKALEGKNVTIEHLLGKRYAYKVIEESVELYKKTFK